In Paenibacillus sp. FSL M7-0420, a single genomic region encodes these proteins:
- the solA gene encoding N-methyl-L-tryptophan oxidase, whose protein sequence is MAERSDYEVIIVGAGSMGMSAGYHLARRGVKTLLIDAFDPPHTEGSHHGETRLIRHAYSGDPAYIDLALRAQVLWEEAETESGLKLLAPSGVLNLADSRVYSFAGRHAEAQKRKVRTEQLDAAEIRRRWPALNLPESFEAMYEPDAGYLYSERCITAYRQLALAHGAELLTNTPVLKVTAREGSVTVHTKNGDYHGAAAVLSAGAWFSSLSPFVNLPIKAVRKVVGWFGSTPDFDAGRFPGFTLGSEDGGFYGFPSIGGAGLKIGRHDTGEEWKPGEPLQAFGSLESDEGDLRRVLEAYMPGAAGKLLKGSVCKYEHTPDEDFIIDRHPAHSHVLLAGGFSGHGFKFSSAVGEILADLAAGGHTGQNIAPFALSRFNSSASDLKS, encoded by the coding sequence ATAGCGGAGCGTTCTGATTATGAAGTTATTATTGTCGGCGCCGGCTCCATGGGAATGAGCGCCGGCTACCATCTGGCCCGGCGCGGTGTGAAGACACTGCTGATCGATGCCTTCGATCCGCCGCATACGGAAGGAAGCCATCACGGGGAGACCCGGCTGATCCGGCACGCCTACAGCGGAGATCCTGCCTATATTGACCTGGCGCTCCGTGCCCAGGTGCTGTGGGAAGAGGCGGAGACAGAGAGCGGCCTCAAGCTGCTGGCTCCGTCAGGTGTGCTCAATCTGGCGGACAGCCGTGTGTATTCCTTCGCCGGACGCCATGCGGAAGCGCAGAAGCGGAAGGTGCGGACCGAACAGCTGGATGCGGCGGAAATCCGCCGCCGCTGGCCAGCCCTGAACCTCCCGGAATCCTTCGAGGCGATGTATGAGCCGGATGCCGGTTACCTCTATAGTGAGCGGTGCATTACCGCTTACCGGCAGCTTGCGCTGGCTCACGGTGCGGAGCTGCTGACGAATACACCCGTGCTGAAGGTGACGGCCCGCGAAGGCAGTGTCACGGTCCATACGAAGAATGGCGATTACCATGGAGCGGCTGCTGTTCTTAGTGCCGGGGCCTGGTTCAGTTCATTGTCGCCCTTCGTCAACTTGCCGATTAAAGCGGTACGCAAGGTAGTAGGCTGGTTTGGGAGTACGCCGGATTTCGATGCCGGGAGATTCCCCGGCTTCACGCTCGGTTCAGAGGATGGCGGGTTCTACGGCTTCCCAAGTATCGGCGGGGCAGGACTGAAGATCGGCCGTCATGACACAGGCGAAGAATGGAAGCCCGGTGAACCGCTGCAGGCATTCGGCAGTCTGGAGAGCGATGAAGGCGACCTGCGCCGTGTGCTCGAAGCCTATATGCCCGGCGCTGCCGGCAAGCTGCTTAAGGGCTCCGTCTGTAAATATGAGCATACGCCGGATGAGGATTTCATCATCGACCGCCATCCGGCTCACAGCCATGTGCTGCTGGCCGGAGGCTTCTCGGGCCATGGCTTCAAATTCTCCAGCGCGGTTGGCGAGATTCTCGCGGATCTGGCTGCCGGGGGACATACCGGGCAGAATATAGCTCCATTTGCATTGTCGCGCTTCAATAGCAGTGCATCCGATTTGAAATCATAG
- a CDS encoding DinB family protein → MSSVELTGYLNTHEQLVRAIEGLSEEQLRWKAGPTSWSVTEVLAHLADHSIVVSFRIRDILADTKVQLPAFNQDAWVSGQHSNQGKAADILELFRSLLHYNSLLLGRLSPAEWEKSGINFKGEPVRITDIVRSFSAHVQNHLAQIERVKQGVQANQAAQASQQAAL, encoded by the coding sequence ATGAGCAGTGTGGAGCTAACGGGCTACTTGAATACACATGAGCAATTGGTGCGGGCGATAGAGGGGCTATCAGAAGAGCAATTAAGGTGGAAGGCTGGGCCGACAAGCTGGAGCGTGACCGAGGTACTGGCCCATCTGGCGGATCACAGCATTGTGGTCTCCTTCCGTATCCGTGATATTCTGGCGGATACGAAGGTTCAGCTCCCGGCGTTCAATCAGGATGCGTGGGTCAGCGGACAGCATAGTAATCAGGGGAAGGCCGCAGACATCCTGGAGCTGTTCCGCAGCCTGCTGCATTATAACAGTCTGCTGCTGGGAAGGCTGAGTCCCGCAGAATGGGAGAAAAGCGGGATTAACTTCAAAGGCGAGCCGGTGCGGATTACCGATATTGTCCGCAGCTTCTCTGCCCATGTGCAGAATCATCTGGCCCAGATTGAACGGGTAAAGCAGGGTGTACAGGCTAATCAAGCTGCTCAAGCTTCACAGCAAGCGGCTCTATAA
- a CDS encoding LLM class flavin-dependent oxidoreductase, with protein MTKSRQLKLGALLHGVGGSTSMWRHPDAKPDASVNFELYKEWVRKAEEGKLDLIFIADGLFINEKSIPHFLNRFEPLTILSALAAVSSRIGLVGTLSTSYSEPFTVARQFGSLDVISGGRAGWNVVTSPLEGSALNYSKQEHPDHGKRYRIAAEYLEVARGLWDSWEDDAFVRNKDTGVFFDPQKMHTLDHQGEFFSVKGPLNIARSKQGQPVIFQAGSSEVGKDYASSVADAIFTGHDSLESAQEFYKDVKSRVASFGRNPDEVLIFPGIAPILGATPEEAERKYQEVAGLVTIENALNYLGRFFEHHDFSQYPLDEPFPDVGDLGRNSFQSGTDKIKKDAREQGLTLRQVALQSATPRSSFIGTPEQVADQLQAWFEGGAADGFMLAAAVPNGLEEFVDQVVPILQERGLFRTEYESDTLRGNLGLPVPENRYTKVSEPAGQQ; from the coding sequence ATGACGAAATCAAGACAGTTGAAGCTGGGAGCTCTATTGCACGGAGTGGGAGGAAGCACCTCCATGTGGCGCCATCCCGATGCGAAGCCCGATGCCAGTGTGAACTTCGAGCTATACAAGGAGTGGGTACGCAAAGCGGAGGAAGGCAAGCTGGACCTGATCTTCATTGCAGACGGTCTGTTCATCAATGAGAAGTCCATTCCTCATTTCCTGAACCGTTTCGAGCCGCTGACCATTCTTAGTGCATTGGCGGCGGTCAGCAGCCGGATTGGTCTGGTAGGTACTTTATCTACCTCTTACAGTGAACCGTTCACGGTGGCCCGGCAATTCGGCTCCCTGGATGTCATCAGCGGCGGACGGGCCGGCTGGAATGTGGTGACTTCTCCGCTCGAAGGCTCCGCGCTCAATTACAGCAAGCAGGAGCATCCGGACCATGGCAAACGGTACCGTATTGCCGCCGAATACCTGGAGGTGGCACGCGGGCTGTGGGATTCCTGGGAGGATGATGCGTTTGTCCGCAATAAGGACACGGGCGTCTTCTTTGATCCGCAGAAAATGCATACGCTCGATCACCAGGGTGAATTCTTCTCGGTGAAGGGACCGCTCAATATCGCCCGCTCGAAGCAGGGGCAGCCGGTTATTTTCCAGGCAGGTTCCTCTGAAGTCGGCAAGGATTATGCCTCCAGCGTGGCGGATGCCATCTTCACGGGTCATGACTCGCTGGAGTCCGCGCAGGAATTCTATAAGGATGTGAAAAGCCGGGTGGCCTCCTTCGGGCGCAATCCCGATGAAGTGCTGATCTTCCCGGGCATCGCACCGATTCTCGGGGCCACCCCGGAGGAAGCGGAGCGCAAATATCAGGAGGTGGCCGGACTGGTGACGATTGAGAATGCGCTGAACTATCTGGGCCGCTTCTTCGAGCATCATGATTTCTCGCAGTATCCGCTGGATGAGCCGTTCCCGGATGTCGGTGATCTGGGCCGAAACAGCTTCCAGAGCGGCACGGACAAAATCAAAAAGGATGCCAGAGAGCAGGGCCTGACTCTGCGGCAGGTTGCCCTGCAATCGGCAACGCCGCGCAGCAGCTTCATCGGGACGCCGGAGCAGGTGGCTGATCAGCTTCAGGCCTGGTTCGAGGGCGGGGCAGCCGACGGCTTCATGCTGGCTGCTGCTGTACCGAACGGGCTGGAGGAATTCGTGGATCAGGTGGTTCCGATTCTGCAGGAGCGCGGGCTGTTCCGCACCGAATACGAAAGCGATACCCTGCGGGGCAACCTCGGCTTGCCGGTTCCGGAGAACCGTTACACCAAGGTCTCTGAACCGGCCGGGCAGCAGTGA
- a CDS encoding PspA/IM30 family protein: MSIFQRITTLTKAAIHEGLNKLEDPILLTGQYLRDLEDKIANAEGKQRELKAAASVLERRIYEYKVLAERSEAEAVQFMSEGNEPAARLAVMAKLRYTESGQECTAGLQETQAALDSLEVQLAGVKEEHTRLKAKRAELAERARKAAEIKQAAQAYSTASPAGYPGQVLNNGTASRGFERMEDKIAMQEAMAEQAGLAAAAHESSINSAVEAELERLRNRK, translated from the coding sequence ATGAGCATATTCCAAAGAATCACAACATTAACCAAGGCTGCTATTCACGAAGGACTGAACAAGCTGGAAGATCCGATCCTGCTGACCGGTCAATACCTGCGGGATCTGGAGGACAAGATCGCTAATGCGGAAGGCAAACAGCGTGAACTCAAGGCAGCAGCCAGTGTGCTGGAGCGCCGGATCTACGAATACAAGGTGCTCGCAGAGCGCAGTGAAGCGGAAGCAGTCCAGTTCATGAGCGAGGGCAATGAACCTGCTGCCCGCCTGGCGGTAATGGCTAAGCTCCGCTACACGGAGAGCGGACAGGAATGCACCGCCGGACTTCAAGAGACGCAGGCAGCGCTTGACTCGCTGGAGGTACAGCTTGCCGGTGTTAAGGAAGAACATACGCGCCTCAAAGCCAAAAGAGCCGAGCTGGCTGAACGTGCCCGCAAGGCCGCGGAGATCAAGCAAGCAGCCCAGGCTTACAGCACTGCTTCTCCGGCAGGCTATCCCGGCCAGGTGCTGAATAACGGCACAGCCTCACGCGGATTCGAGCGGATGGAAGACAAGATCGCTATGCAGGAAGCAATGGCCGAGCAAGCGGGGCTGGCCGCAGCGGCTCATGAATCTTCCATCAATAGCGCGGTGGAAGCCGAGCTGGAACGCCTCCGTAACCGGAAGTGA
- a CDS encoding PspC domain-containing protein → MTKKLTRSVTDKKLTGLCGGLARYLGVDATLVRLIVAVATIFSFGTVVFLYIIGSLIVPQESYGGFDDGFNY, encoded by the coding sequence ATGACAAAAAAATTAACCCGCTCCGTAACAGACAAGAAACTCACCGGCTTATGTGGAGGGCTGGCACGCTACTTGGGCGTTGATGCGACCCTCGTAAGATTGATTGTTGCTGTCGCTACGATATTCAGCTTCGGCACTGTAGTCTTTCTGTATATCATCGGCAGCCTAATTGTTCCCCAAGAATCCTACGGCGGATTCGATGACGGCTTCAACTACTAA
- a CDS encoding YfbR-like 5'-deoxynucleotidase, with protein MGIHKYFRSLNELERIIRCPGKFKFEEHSVAAHSWKVVQYAKTLADIEEKHGAVIDWKKLYEITSSHDYGEIFIGDIKTPVKHSSLQLRSLIQQVEEGMIDNFIKEHIPDEFKSIFYQQLREGKDESLEGLILEVADKMDQVYEAFAELQRGNTEKEFVVMYRNALIKIKHIDLKCVDYFLAEILPDMVNEETLSPIDIRQITEEALAL; from the coding sequence ATGGGAATTCACAAGTATTTCCGGTCACTGAATGAGCTGGAGCGCATCATCCGCTGCCCGGGCAAATTCAAATTCGAGGAGCATAGCGTAGCGGCCCATTCCTGGAAGGTCGTGCAATATGCGAAGACGCTGGCCGACATTGAAGAGAAGCACGGCGCGGTGATCGACTGGAAGAAGCTGTACGAGATTACGAGCAGCCATGATTACGGAGAGATTTTTATCGGGGATATCAAAACGCCAGTGAAGCACTCCTCACTCCAGCTCAGATCACTGATCCAGCAGGTGGAGGAGGGCATGATCGACAACTTCATCAAGGAGCATATTCCGGACGAATTCAAAAGCATCTTCTACCAGCAGCTGCGCGAGGGCAAGGATGAGTCGCTGGAGGGACTGATTCTGGAGGTTGCGGATAAGATGGATCAGGTGTATGAGGCCTTCGCCGAGCTGCAAAGAGGGAACACGGAGAAGGAATTTGTGGTCATGTACCGCAATGCGCTGATCAAGATCAAGCATATTGACCTCAAGTGCGTGGATTACTTCCTGGCAGAGATTCTACCGGACATGGTGAACGAGGAGACGTTGTCTCCGATTGATATCAGACAAATTACGGAAGAGGCGCTGGCTCTGTAG
- a CDS encoding CPBP family intramembrane glutamic endopeptidase, whose amino-acid sequence MLLLKLCVIAVLLSFSYRIIERVLGLIAKTQVRYTIYYWGAAMIAGSVLWSGSYTFGMPHQVMRVLPLFLIILLVNLIISRSSGYNPVGTYNTVNFVLCFPIFEEIAFRGLVLPILAQHPGLGQLHATGIIDVSGAILLTAFLFAVSHLQYYRLNRESIRFMLFALSGGIFFGLFAQVTESLVLTIVLHIAFNGSAVWHQKKSHSSSTEPAPLP is encoded by the coding sequence ATGCTATTACTGAAGTTATGCGTTATTGCTGTACTGCTGTCTTTTTCCTACCGGATCATCGAGCGGGTTCTCGGGCTGATCGCTAAAACACAGGTGCGGTATACAATCTATTATTGGGGAGCCGCCATGATTGCTGGCAGCGTTCTCTGGAGTGGCAGCTATACGTTTGGCATGCCGCATCAGGTGATGAGAGTGCTTCCGCTGTTCCTTATCATACTGCTTGTGAACCTGATCATCTCCCGGTCCTCCGGTTATAATCCAGTGGGTACTTATAATACAGTCAACTTCGTGCTGTGCTTCCCGATCTTTGAAGAGATTGCCTTCCGGGGGCTGGTTCTGCCCATTCTCGCGCAGCATCCGGGTCTTGGGCAACTCCATGCCACGGGAATCATCGATGTCAGCGGCGCTATTCTCCTTACCGCCTTCCTGTTCGCCGTCTCCCATTTGCAGTATTACCGGCTGAACCGCGAGAGTATCCGGTTTATGCTGTTTGCGCTGAGCGGAGGGATCTTCTTCGGGCTGTTCGCGCAGGTGACGGAGTCGCTAGTGCTGACCATTGTGCTGCATATTGCATTTAACGGATCGGCTGTCTGGCATCAAAAAAAGAGCCACAGCTCATCTACAGAGCCAGCGCCTCTTCCGTAA
- a CDS encoding DEAD/DEAH box helicase: MDFTLEDIKDICGDTFYKRGRSYYNSGRVSKLVLDAENNRYTAQVKGSRAYRVQIDFYYNLNGEPEAHCTCPAYENYDCCKHVAATLMAIHALQIKKPAGSEVQKPGSASVASKSKDKRKYNQMDLLISSLAEMKPAMNREKAPLFEHEEQLQFEFILSTLYQQPRGFTLEMRVGYKHRYVVTKLGQFLEHLEQRKPLYFTSKFTFDAEQQQIGAADREFLEVMLLLKNSEKLLKPSPNSYYNPPETDGRTLKVTPLAWDKLKPLLPEVNITLRSVGHPEVPAVLAGQVPPLEFSIGQGKKKDYVLTAANMDKLTLLEDYSTLIMDGLIYDVDRAALRTIALLQQQFTASSDIAVAPGQIEAVVQQVLPALRKLGKVSVEQAVSERIVEPELQAKLYLDYADGTLTFRLEFHYEEIVINPLEENSVDEARKQKILIRNMQRENKIVDILDNSPLRQERQYWVSVSEPVIYEALYELVPVLEEVAELFVSPAVQRLVLERKAYPKVKAELSEGLDWLDISFELEGLNEEETVRVMQAIVEKRKYVRLRSGAFLPIAVDSFSEFGTVAEQLNLRQRDLKHSVIRLPSVQALQLPERGHGFKHTKWGKSLREFLDQLREPDSLEFELPAELKPVLRDYQARGFQWMKTLSKFRFGGILADDMGLGKTIQSIAYICSELAEMPPKVQGRAPVLILCPASLTYNWSHEFARFAPAVNVLVAAGQKEERSGLLESKAMEEADVIITSYPLLRRDIELYSGTTFHALILDEAQAIKNSASQTAQAVKSLKAARKFALTGTPIENSVDELEAIFSTVFPALFTGRLTFKELPAGRIASIVSPFILRRLKKEVLEELPDRIDTVQHTELLDEQKQVYLAYLSRLRDDTEQDLLADGFHKSRMKILAGITRLRQICCHPSLFLENYTGGSGKLEQLLEIVQECRDSGRRMLVFSQFSSMLELIRHRLDEAGVQPLYLDGSTPGKERVELCRLFNEGEGEVFLISLKAGGTGLNLTGADTVILYDLWWNPAVEEQAIGRAHRMGQRNVVQVIRLITEGSIEEKMLELQQRKKDLIEEVIEAGENKTTRLSEEDIRELLRV; this comes from the coding sequence ATGGATTTTACATTAGAAGATATCAAGGATATCTGCGGGGATACCTTTTATAAGCGCGGACGATCTTATTATAATTCGGGGCGGGTAAGCAAGCTGGTTTTGGATGCGGAGAATAACCGCTATACCGCCCAGGTAAAGGGAAGCAGAGCGTATCGCGTGCAGATCGACTTTTATTATAACTTGAATGGAGAGCCAGAAGCCCACTGTACTTGTCCCGCCTATGAGAACTATGACTGCTGTAAGCATGTGGCGGCAACACTCATGGCCATACACGCACTGCAGATCAAGAAACCGGCAGGTAGCGAAGTGCAGAAGCCGGGCTCTGCCTCCGTTGCCTCCAAAAGCAAAGATAAACGCAAATATAACCAGATGGATCTGTTGATTTCCTCACTTGCCGAGATGAAACCTGCTATGAATAGAGAGAAAGCTCCTCTGTTTGAGCATGAAGAACAATTGCAGTTTGAGTTCATCTTAAGCACGCTGTACCAGCAGCCCAGAGGATTTACGCTTGAAATGCGGGTGGGCTATAAACACCGGTATGTTGTGACGAAACTGGGACAATTCCTTGAGCATCTGGAGCAGCGGAAGCCGCTGTATTTCACCAGCAAGTTCACATTTGATGCGGAGCAGCAGCAGATAGGCGCTGCCGACCGGGAATTCCTGGAGGTCATGCTTTTACTCAAAAACTCTGAGAAATTACTCAAACCCAGCCCGAACAGCTATTATAACCCCCCTGAGACTGACGGGAGAACGCTGAAGGTCACTCCGCTGGCCTGGGACAAGCTTAAGCCGCTTCTGCCAGAAGTGAATATTACCCTAAGAAGTGTGGGGCACCCGGAGGTTCCTGCTGTTCTTGCGGGCCAAGTCCCGCCGCTTGAATTTTCGATCGGCCAAGGAAAGAAGAAGGATTATGTTCTGACGGCTGCGAATATGGATAAACTTACCTTGCTTGAGGACTATTCTACTCTAATTATGGATGGGCTGATCTATGATGTGGACAGAGCAGCGCTCCGTACAATTGCACTGCTGCAGCAGCAGTTCACGGCCTCCAGCGACATTGCAGTGGCTCCCGGACAAATCGAAGCGGTCGTGCAGCAGGTGCTGCCAGCCTTAAGAAAGCTGGGGAAAGTAAGTGTGGAACAGGCAGTAAGCGAGCGAATTGTGGAGCCTGAACTGCAGGCTAAGCTGTATCTGGATTATGCGGACGGCACCTTAACGTTTCGGCTGGAATTTCATTATGAGGAGATTGTGATCAATCCGCTGGAAGAGAATAGCGTGGATGAAGCGCGCAAGCAGAAAATCCTGATCCGAAATATGCAGCGGGAAAATAAGATCGTTGATATTCTGGACAACTCTCCGCTCAGACAGGAACGGCAGTACTGGGTTTCCGTAAGTGAGCCGGTCATCTACGAGGCGTTATATGAGCTTGTGCCGGTTCTGGAAGAGGTTGCTGAGCTGTTTGTCTCCCCGGCTGTTCAGAGACTTGTGCTGGAGCGTAAAGCTTATCCCAAAGTGAAAGCGGAGCTGAGCGAAGGTCTGGATTGGCTGGATATCTCTTTTGAGCTGGAAGGCTTGAATGAGGAGGAGACTGTTCGGGTCATGCAGGCGATTGTGGAGAAAAGGAAGTATGTCCGCCTGCGCAGCGGGGCTTTTCTGCCCATTGCCGTAGACAGCTTCAGCGAATTCGGCACCGTTGCCGAACAGCTGAATCTCAGGCAAAGGGATCTTAAACACTCGGTAATCCGCCTGCCCTCCGTACAAGCTCTTCAGCTTCCAGAGCGGGGCCATGGCTTCAAGCATACGAAGTGGGGTAAGTCCCTCCGGGAATTCCTGGACCAGCTGCGGGAACCGGACAGTCTGGAATTCGAGCTGCCCGCTGAGCTGAAGCCGGTTCTCCGGGATTATCAGGCCAGAGGCTTCCAGTGGATGAAGACGTTGTCGAAGTTCAGGTTCGGCGGAATTCTGGCAGATGATATGGGCCTCGGCAAGACCATTCAGAGCATTGCTTATATCTGCTCCGAGCTGGCTGAGATGCCGCCTAAGGTACAGGGGAGAGCTCCGGTTCTGATACTGTGTCCGGCTTCCTTAACGTATAACTGGAGCCATGAGTTTGCCCGGTTTGCACCAGCAGTCAACGTACTGGTGGCGGCAGGTCAGAAAGAGGAGCGCAGTGGACTGCTGGAGAGCAAGGCCATGGAAGAAGCAGATGTGATTATTACCTCTTACCCTCTTCTCCGCAGGGATATTGAGCTTTATTCCGGCACAACCTTTCATGCGCTAATTCTGGATGAAGCCCAGGCGATCAAAAATTCAGCTTCCCAGACGGCCCAAGCGGTTAAATCGCTTAAGGCTGCACGGAAATTCGCTCTGACGGGCACACCGATTGAGAATTCGGTGGATGAGCTGGAAGCTATTTTCAGCACAGTCTTCCCGGCGCTGTTCACCGGACGATTGACCTTCAAGGAGCTGCCCGCCGGACGAATCGCCAGCATCGTGTCTCCCTTTATTCTGCGGCGGCTCAAAAAAGAGGTTCTGGAGGAGCTGCCAGACCGCATTGATACGGTACAGCACACAGAGCTGCTGGACGAGCAGAAACAGGTATATCTCGCATACTTATCGAGGCTCCGTGACGATACCGAACAGGATCTGCTTGCGGACGGATTCCACAAGAGCCGGATGAAGATTCTGGCCGGAATCACCCGCCTGCGGCAAATCTGCTGCCATCCGTCGCTGTTCCTTGAGAATTATACGGGCGGCTCCGGCAAGCTGGAGCAATTGCTGGAGATTGTGCAGGAATGCCGTGATTCCGGCCGCAGAATGCTGGTGTTCTCACAATTCTCCAGTATGTTAGAGCTGATCCGGCACCGCCTGGACGAAGCGGGAGTTCAGCCCTTGTATCTGGATGGCTCTACTCCGGGCAAGGAGCGGGTGGAGTTGTGCAGGCTTTTCAACGAAGGTGAAGGGGAAGTATTCTTGATCTCGCTTAAGGCGGGTGGAACGGGGCTGAATCTGACTGGAGCGGACACGGTGATTCTATACGATCTGTGGTGGAATCCGGCAGTCGAGGAGCAAGCCATCGGCCGGGCACACCGGATGGGGCAACGGAATGTGGTCCAGGTGATCCGGTTGATCACCGAAGGTTCCATCGAGGAGAAGATGCTGGAGCTGCAGCAACGCAAGAAAGATCTCATCGAAGAAGTCATCGAAGCTGGCGAGAACAAGACCACCCGGCTGTCGGAGGAGGATATCCGCGAGTTGCTCCGGGTGTAG
- the sigK gene encoding RNA polymerase sporulation sigma factor SigK, with translation MPGIISTIALLIKELTLLVSYVRNNAFPQPLSEQDESKYLGMMAEGDAKARNLLIEHNLRLVAHIVKKFDNTGEDMEDLISIGTIGLIKAIESYRPNKGTKLATFAARCIENEILMHLRSLKKTRKDVSLHDPIGTDKEGNEITLIDILGSEADDVIKEVDLKIEKSKIYRNLDILDDREKEVVVGRFGLDTGGEERTQREIAKELGISRSYVSRIEKRALMKLYHEFYKVKR, from the coding sequence TTGCCTGGAATCATAAGCACGATTGCGCTGCTGATCAAAGAACTGACGCTGCTGGTATCTTACGTAAGGAACAACGCTTTTCCCCAGCCTCTATCGGAGCAGGATGAGAGCAAATACTTAGGCATGATGGCAGAGGGAGATGCCAAGGCACGGAACCTGCTGATCGAGCATAACCTGCGGCTGGTTGCCCATATAGTGAAGAAATTCGACAACACCGGCGAAGACATGGAGGACCTGATCTCCATCGGCACCATCGGCCTGATCAAGGCCATTGAGAGCTACCGCCCGAACAAGGGCACGAAGCTGGCTACTTTTGCAGCTCGTTGTATTGAAAACGAAATCCTGATGCATCTCCGTTCGCTGAAAAAAACCCGCAAGGATGTGTCCCTGCACGATCCGATCGGGACAGATAAAGAAGGTAATGAGATCACGCTGATTGATATCCTCGGCTCTGAGGCGGATGATGTCATTAAAGAGGTCGATCTGAAGATTGAGAAGAGCAAGATCTATCGGAATCTGGATATCCTGGATGACCGGGAGAAGGAAGTCGTAGTCGGCCGCTTCGGACTGGACACTGGCGGGGAGGAGCGAACGCAGCGGGAGATTGCGAAGGAGCTGGGGATCTCGCGGAGTTATGTTTCGCGGATTGAGAAGAGGGCGCTGATGAAGCTGTATCATGAGTTTTATAAGGTGAAGCGATAG
- a CDS encoding FAD:protein FMN transferase translates to MDKKIIQLMGTVITMAVHHQNAAALLADAEQQLIDYEQRFSANNPSSALMQINNQAGKSPVIVDTDLFELIAIGKRESLVADSLLNIAIGPLVKAWKIGFAGAQHPPEAVIAECRQLIDPHHIQLDEERKTVFLEKERMEVDLGALAKGYFADRIVEVFKRQGASAGFIDLGGNVLTFGENPASEDGLWRVGIQNPQLPRGNYALVLKLKNQSIVTSGVYERKLEVAGRKYHHIFDGQTGYPVQSDVASLTIVSEQSLEGEIGSTRLFGKRAAEIIRTLNSTAEIEGIVITEHNELAVTDALRAYMEHL, encoded by the coding sequence ATGGACAAGAAAATTATACAGCTCATGGGAACGGTTATTACGATGGCCGTTCATCATCAGAATGCAGCGGCGCTCTTGGCGGATGCGGAGCAGCAGCTGATTGACTACGAGCAGCGCTTCAGTGCGAATAATCCGAGCTCGGCGCTCATGCAGATTAATAACCAAGCCGGGAAGAGTCCCGTAATTGTCGATACGGATCTGTTCGAGCTGATTGCAATCGGGAAGAGGGAGAGTCTCGTAGCAGACAGTCTGCTGAACATCGCGATTGGTCCCTTAGTCAAGGCGTGGAAGATCGGGTTTGCAGGGGCGCAGCATCCTCCGGAAGCGGTCATTGCGGAGTGTCGGCAGCTTATCGATCCGCATCATATTCAATTGGATGAGGAACGGAAGACTGTTTTCCTGGAAAAGGAAAGGATGGAGGTTGATCTGGGTGCGCTGGCCAAAGGGTACTTTGCAGATCGAATTGTGGAGGTATTCAAGCGTCAGGGGGCGAGCGCAGGGTTCATCGATTTAGGTGGGAATGTGCTGACTTTTGGTGAGAACCCGGCGTCTGAAGACGGGTTATGGCGGGTCGGGATTCAGAATCCACAGCTACCGCGAGGGAATTATGCGTTGGTCTTGAAATTGAAGAACCAATCTATTGTGACTTCTGGCGTGTATGAGCGGAAGTTGGAGGTTGCGGGCCGGAAGTACCATCATATTTTTGACGGACAAACGGGGTACCCGGTACAGAGCGATGTAGCAAGCTTGACGATTGTATCGGAGCAGTCATTGGAGGGAGAGATTGGTTCTACCCGTCTATTTGGCAAGCGTGCGGCCGAGATCATTCGTACGCTGAATTCGACCGCTGAGATTGAGGGTATCGTGATCACGGAACATAACGAGCTGGCTGTTACGGATGCTCTGCGTGCATACATGGAACATCTGTAG